The genomic window CGTCGGATTCCACGGCGAAGCCGGTGCAGCACCATTCGTCCAGCAAGCGTCGCAGCATGTCGACGATGGGGAACAGGCCCATCCAGTAGCCCATGGAGGGCCAGGTGTTGACCATGGGGCGGCAGGTGGTCCAGTTGCATACCCGCAGCACCTCACAGTCGGCGCCGCGCACGCGCACGCTCGCGATCGGCACGCGCGAGTCGTGGCTGGCGCCGGGCGCGGGCGGCAGCAGGGCCAGGCAGAGACAGTTGAGCAGTTCGTCGACGAGGATGTAGACGTACTGTTCGGCCACGTCGAGGATGGCGAGGGCGAAGTCGCTGGTGGGTGAGGGCGCGGGGCAGACGATGCGTTGCAGTTCGCGCAGGCGCTCGCAGTTGGTGGTCGGTTGACGGCTCATCCAGTCGATCAGCGCTGCCCGGGTGCGGCAGCACCATTGGTGCCAGGCGTCGGCGTTCTGGGGAATCACATCGAGGGTGAACTCGCCAGGCGGTAGGGGAATGGCGTTGACGAGACCCTGCACGCAGCAGTTGAAGCGCTCGATGATGGCGCCGTCGAATTCCAGGGCGAAAGGGTTGTCGTCATCGCCGCGGGAATCGTCGTCAGCATCTTCAGGTTTGCGGAAGACCTCGAACTGGTAGCCCTCGCAGATCACCGTGGCTTCGCACTCGTTGGGCGCGCCGCGTGGCGAGGCGTCGCTCGCCGTCGCGCCTCCACAGCCGCTCCCGCATGCTGCACTTTTGTTGGGGGACGCGCCGCGCAGGGGCGTGATGCCGCGCGAGGGCTGCTCGCAGTAGCGCACGGCGAGGATCCACTCCTCCTCGAGATCGTCGCAGCCGCGCTGGTCGGCGCCTGGGAAGGGCGTGCACGGTATCTCTTGGCGCTCCGCTTGCTTGCACGCGCGAATCAGGGCGCACACATCGACGCTCGCGTCCTGGCACAGGACGATGTCGTTGCCGCACGGGTCCAACGCGTAGCCCTGGGTCACCTTGAGCGAGCCGCAGGGATCACACAGCACGTTGAGGCCGTTGACCACGCCCCACCCGTGCAGGTTGCGGTTGTGCAGCTGGTGCTTCTTGCGGATGTAGTAGTCCAACCGGTTCAGGTCCTCTTCGCTCAGCAGTTGGCCGGCGAAGAAGCGGGGGCGGCACAGGCACTCGAGGGCGCCGCAGTCCGGGCAGTTCACCGCCGTGGTGCCGCTCGCGCAGCCGGACTGGCAGCAGCCGTTGCCGGGCGTGTTGGATTCGAAGGCCATGACCGTTACTCCTGGAAAAGCGTATGCCCGGCGGTGCTCGCGCGGGGGCTCGTCGTGGATGGGTATTCGGGTACTTGCATGGGCTAGGACTCGATCGAGAACCAACTCTCGAACAGGCCGCCCTCCACACCATCACCGGTGCGCTCGCCCGTGGGGGCGCCCGCGGGGGTGGTTAGCCATTGCGGTAGGTGATCGAAATCACCGCCGACCAGTTCCCCCGTGATGGGGTGCACGCCGCGGATGAAATCCCCGTCGATCAACACCCGAAAGCGGCGGCCGGGCGAAGGGTCGACGAACCCCAGGCGAATCATGAGGCCGTTGACCTGCGCATCCGGGTCATCGGCTTCAGAGAACGGCGACTCCACGTTGCACGGCACCTCGAAGTTGACGCCCCGGATCAGTACCTCGGTGGCGAGTTCGCACCAGCACACGGTGCCGCTGTTGTCGTCCGACGGCCGCTCCGTCAGCACGCGCACGCTCATGCGGTGCAAGTCGCCGTTGCGCACCCGGGTGTCGAAGGCCACGAGCAGCGGCAGATCGAACAGGAACGCGCGCGGCACCGTGCCGTCGTGGGGCCAGTTGATGGCGCAGATGTGAGGGAGGTCGGGGTCGAGCGCGGGTTCCCCTGGCGGACCCGGCACGCCGGGAATGCCTTGGGGGCCCTGTGCCCCCTGAGGCCCGGGATCGCCCTGCGGGCCCGGGTCGCCTTGGGCGCCGGGTGGGCCCGGTACGCCAGGATCTCCCTGGGGACCGGCGTCGCCTTGGGGGCCGGGTGGGCCCGGCGGTCCGGGCGGTCCTTGGTCAGCGTTGCCGGGGGCGGCGCCGCAGCAGTTGTCGAGCACGCATTGCAGGGCCTCGGCGAGGGTTTGGGTGCTGGGCAGCAGGGGGCGGCCGAGGCGATTGTCGATGCGTGCGATGTTCGTGGCGGCGTCGTCGACGGGGTCCGGCGCAGGGTCGGGCAGCGCCTCGAGTGCGACGCCGGGGCGCCAGTTGTCGATGGTGGCGAGGACGAGGCAATCCGGTTCCTCGCACGTCGGGCAGTCCTCCATCCTCCACAGGATGTCAGCGCAGTTGCTGGCGCTGATGTCGAGCACCGCGACCCCGCCCGCATCGTCCACGGCTAGCTGGCCCGTGTAGGGCACGTAGAGGCGGTTGCCGCTGGCGGTGAGAGCCAGCATGCGACTCACCTCACCCACGCCGACGGTCGGCGTTGGCGCGACGGCCTGCCCTTGGCGCAGGCGTTGCAGCGAGACGGCCTGCACGAAGCTGTCGTCACCGTCGCGCACCAGCACCCAGGCCCAGTGGCCGGTGTCGTCGACGATCACATCGTGCGGGGGGAAGTTGAGCATCACCGCGCCGTCGACGGCGCCCCCGGCGCTCGGGTCCACCAGCCTCAAGGCCTGGTTGGCGGCATCGATCACCGTGATGAACTCGGCCCCGGTGCTGGCCACGACGGCGACGTCATCCACCTGCCCCTCAGCGAGGACGATCACCGTCGGCGATAGGTTAGCTGCGGCCAGGTCGAACACGTGCACGTCGGCGCTGCCGGGTTGCACCGAATAGATCGTATCGCCGTTGCCGGAGAAGGCGAGGCCGTGCAACTCCACCCCGAGGGTCTCGCTGACGGTGGGGGCTGCCGGGTCGGGCACCCCAGTCGGCCACACCACCACGGTGCCGCCGGCGCGGTAGATGCCGACTAGGCGGCCGTCGTTGGCGATGCCCAGCGCCACCTCGGTGTCGTTGCTGCCGCTCACCACGGCATTGCGCACGGGGCCCGCGCTGAGGCTCGACGGGCCGCTGACATCGAACACCCAGAGCTCGCCGTCGCCCTGATCCGGGCCGTCCTCATGGGCCACGGCCACATACAGCTCGCTGCCGTCCGCGGCCAGGGCGAGGTGGCGCCCGTGGCGACCGAGAGCGAAGGAGGTCTCCACGGCCAGGTTATCGCTGCTGACCTGGTAGACCGCACCCTCCGGTCCGTCGGTGAGGACGTAGAGGTTGCGATTGGCTTCGTCCACCACGATGGCGCGCGCGTGGGCGATGCTGAGCGTCGCGTTCCAATGCGCCTGGGGTTGATGCGGGCTTGGCGCTTCGGGCTCAGGGTCGACGCGCAGGGCCAGGCCGTAGGTTTCGAGCACTCGGTTCGGTGCACACTGCGTGTCGTCGCAGCCGCACTCGTCGTAGAGCACCGGGATGTTCTCGGTGGGGCACTCGCGGTAGTGGAGGCAGAGCTGGAGGCGATGGGGGTCGCCGTCGTCCTGGTCAAGGAGTTCGCTGAAGCCCTCGATGGCGTGCAGATCGATGGTCTCGCGTTCGGCCACCACGATGTCGTGGCCGCAGCAGTCGATGGCGCTGCCGGGCTCCAGCACCACGAAGCGATCGCGGCAAGCGGGCGATTCATGGGGCACCACCTGCAGTCCGCAGACCACACCGCGGCCGTGGAGCTGCTGGTGGTGGCGGCGCAGCTTGTCCATGAAGTAGCGCTGCTCGTCGTTGAAGTCGCGTTCGACGAGTAACTTGCCCGTGAAGTAGAAATTGCGCGTGGGGGCTTGGAGCTCACAGGGCGGACACTGCGCCTTGAGATTGTCGGTGGCCATTAGCCGATCCTCTTCTTCACGGGGGGCTCTGGGATAAGCCAAAGGGGGTAATGCTTGGTTGCCATGTCAGTTCAACCGGGTCGTGTTGCCGATGCGGCCGTGCTGACCGATGCGTATCGACGGCGATGGCGTGCTGCCACCCGCCTTCTCGCTCGGGGGTATAACCGTGGCCCTGCCCAAGCGACTGCTATCGAGTTCGATATGCGCGGGGGCGTGGCGGGCGATCACCGCATCGAAGCCGATCATCGACTGCACGCCCACGCGCATGCGCGGCTCGACCCACTCGAGTTGGGCGGCACCATGCGCGGGCCCTTCCGCCGCCAGCAAACGCTCCAGCGCATGGCGCATGGCGAGGTCGCGCCCGCAGGCGGCGGGGAGGAACAAGCTGTAGCGATGGGCGTAGACGTGGAAGGGATCGCGCAGCGGATCCTGCGTCGTATTCAACTGGGTGACCCCGGTGCGCGCGTTGCCTTGCACCGTGGATCCTCCCAGTTGGCTGCGATTGACGATGCGCTGGCCCCATAGGCGTGCCTGATCGCCGAGGCGTCCCGCGCCGAGAAACAGCCAACGGCGCAGGCGGAAGTGTTCCAACACCAAGGGGGGCACGGGATAGTCGGGAGCCGGCGCCGTTGTGCACGGGGCACAGCTCTGGGGGGCAGGCCCGGCGGGCCAGCGGCTTGGCCAACCGAGGAAAAGCGTTAGCATTCCCCTTAGGCCATCCAGCGTACCTCGTCGGCTGAACAGGCGCGGTGCTTCCTTCAGCAGCATGCGCCGCCGTGCTTCAGGTAGACTTCGTTCAAGCGTTACGCCGACCCATGAGGCGAGCCAGGTGAGGAAGTCGCGGTCGGCCCGCCCGGTGGGCGCCGACAGGGGATCGAACAGCTGCGCTTGGTGATCCAGCGTGCCTTCGATTCCGCGCTGGGTGCGGTCCATGATGGCCAGGAAGCGACGGGTGAAGTCGGCGCTCGCGGGGTCCTGGGAGAACACCGCGGGCAATTGCTCGGTTAGGCTGATGCGCGGGTAGTCGAGGGTAAGTGCGTGCACGTGTGGGGTCTGCAGGACGTCGCCGTGCAGGGTGAGTCGCAGCCACAGGTAGCGACCCGCCGGCGAGCGCAGCATGCCGTCGTGGGTGCTCTGCGGGCCGGCGCTGTCCACGTTCAGGCAAGGCGTCCACGGGGCTTCTTCAGGCCTTAGGTGGATGATCTCGGCGTCGCTCAGGGGCGTGGCGGAGCTGTGCGATTCCACCGTGAGTCGCGTGCCTGGCGGCGTGCTGCTCGCGATGGAGATGCGATCCCACACGCACTCGTAGAGTCGGCTATCCAGGGGGCCGATCAGCACCTGACCCGACAGCGGGTATTGGCCCGCACTCATGCCTTGAGACGTGTCGCGGGGCGTGCCCAGGAGATCGAACCACTGCGTCGTGGGTGGCTGACAGAGGGTGCCGAGTTGCAGGTTCAGCTCGGCGTCGATGGCGATCGGCAGAGGTGGGAAGCGGCCGACCAGAGCGTCGGCGCGGGTCACGCTCTCCAGGCGCTCGCCCGTCAGGCCATCGATGACCATGACATGGTCGAGACCTGAGGCCAGCACATAGACGCGGTCTTCGCCATCCACGGCGAGCGCCTGCACGGCCCCGAGTCCACCGACGAAGCGTAGCCAGCAACCCGCACGATTGAAGACGTGTACGCCGCCATTGGCGGCATCGCCGACCAACACCTGGCCCCTGCCGTCGATCGCGACGTCCGTCGGGGTGAATGGCGCGGCCAGGCCCGTGCCGAGCGGGAGGCTCCACAGGGCCCGCAGCACCATGCCGTGGAGCGCGAAGACCTGGATGCGCCCATTGCCCGTGTCCGCCACGTAGAGGTTGCCGTGGCCGATCACCATGCCACCGGGCGCGTTGAATTCGCGCGGGCCATCGCCGTTTCCACCCACGCAGGGGATCTGTTCGAAGGCGCACGTGCACGGGTCGAAGCGGTGTAGGGAGTGATTGTGTGGGTACAGTACCCAGTAGCCCCGATCCCCGTCCGTCGCCGCGAGGCGAGGCAGTACCACACCACCGAAGGCGCCCCGGCTATCCGTCAGGCTGGGACCGGGCGGTGCCACCGGTGCAAGCGCTAGGGCGCCGCTCGCGGGATGCACCTCCGCGTCTGACAGGGCCACGAGGCGCCAGCCCTGGCGCGCGCTCAGGGGTAGGCGTAGGGGATCGTGTGGCGGCCGCGGCGGCGGTGCCAGGTAGGGCGCGTGGCTAGCCGAGCTCATAGCGCACCTCGATGGCATGGGGGCCGTTGCACAGGAGTGCCCCGGGGCTGAGGGCGACGTCGGAGCAAGGTGGGTACTCGGTGCCGTCCAGGCGAATCATGAGCGACTCGATGCGCTTGACGCCCGCGAGTAGCAATCGTCTGAAGACGAGCGAGTAGAAGATGTCGCCACCGAAGGGCCAGCCGCTGCCAGGCGAG from Pseudomonadota bacterium includes these protein-coding regions:
- a CDS encoding phage tail protein is translated as MSSASHAPYLAPPPRPPHDPLRLPLSARQGWRLVALSDAEVHPASGALALAPVAPPGPSLTDSRGAFGGVVLPRLAATDGDRGYWVLYPHNHSLHRFDPCTCAFEQIPCVGGNGDGPREFNAPGGMVIGHGNLYVADTGNGRIQVFALHGMVLRALWSLPLGTGLAAPFTPTDVAIDGRGQVLVGDAANGGVHVFNRAGCWLRFVGGLGAVQALAVDGEDRVYVLASGLDHVMVIDGLTGERLESVTRADALVGRFPPLPIAIDAELNLQLGTLCQPPTTQWFDLLGTPRDTSQGMSAGQYPLSGQVLIGPLDSRLYECVWDRISIASSTPPGTRLTVESHSSATPLSDAEIIHLRPEEAPWTPCLNVDSAGPQSTHDGMLRSPAGRYLWLRLTLHGDVLQTPHVHALTLDYPRISLTEQLPAVFSQDPASADFTRRFLAIMDRTQRGIEGTLDHQAQLFDPLSAPTGRADRDFLTWLASWVGVTLERSLPEARRRMLLKEAPRLFSRRGTLDGLRGMLTLFLGWPSRWPAGPAPQSCAPCTTAPAPDYPVPPLVLEHFRLRRWLFLGAGRLGDQARLWGQRIVNRSQLGGSTVQGNARTGVTQLNTTQDPLRDPFHVYAHRYSLFLPAACGRDLAMRHALERLLAAEGPAHGAAQLEWVEPRMRVGVQSMIGFDAVIARHAPAHIELDSSRLGRATVIPPSEKAGGSTPSPSIRIGQHGRIGNTTRLN